One Dissulfuribacter thermophilus DNA segment encodes these proteins:
- a CDS encoding tetratricopeptide repeat protein yields the protein MSQFSKKTLLAIVLGIFLYWPCPGLSQAKMTAIELQQAHEAWKRIVPTINIYWKEVEERPFAAKKTAWQIIDLLKRFIVDYPQAKEVPEAYYIIGSAYKQVGFIPEAISHWRIVAKEFPDSKWADEALLQILLYYDETGKINKKHTFLKEIIRQYPDTTAAKAAWVALALDSLKKKKNVDFIEREVRRLEAADPNVFVKVPMYLELKARLASLKGDEKSAIDYWMHFLNLTVSREKQAAVLFEIGEAYRRLGDLLKARKYYALCARDYSKFSYALFSRFRLAQIRERERKITPWSRYKGYRDESSAMIYDRILRQFPKHSITQEVEFEYALLKFERGDLPGALKLVKRFFKNSPNGALREQFLELSKKIRARMIAEKNSTRLRENLTACLSVLNDRALKNVMPGFDDTAKAVWKKIIEDLTRKGVYDQALLETKKLLEKFPSYKDGRRMWQRIIQSLNEKGDYVAAIKEAKAFKDRFPRDEGVKRFSNSLRKEALNSYFKKLLKDERPLVVLDFFYSKGDLFNDILDRNHLVSVGMAWNELGCPDEAGLFMGKAFFSRGNTPTDYDLLLKWAEASLETGDFNGLGQIISYLDRFPQGKTDPRYLHLKVLYEQNKGNWDQAYNLSSQGLSNSKKSNERKLLLQDFIKSSVHLGLWDVARDAFRELDPLLNDSERRSLMSQWADTAFDMGAYEEAFLFYNLLLELDPKQPDVQAKMALCLLRQEKLDSASGVLRALSTEEGSLWGDSAKAILGNEEFWKKVPSTIKNDLKRGAQGK from the coding sequence ATGAGTCAGTTTTCTAAAAAGACCCTATTAGCAATTGTTTTGGGGATTTTTTTATATTGGCCGTGTCCTGGCCTTTCCCAGGCAAAAATGACGGCAATAGAGCTACAGCAGGCACATGAGGCCTGGAAGAGGATTGTCCCTACCATTAACATCTATTGGAAAGAGGTGGAGGAAAGGCCTTTTGCTGCTAAAAAGACAGCGTGGCAGATCATAGATCTATTAAAAAGATTCATTGTAGATTATCCACAGGCGAAAGAGGTCCCTGAGGCCTACTATATCATTGGAAGTGCGTATAAACAGGTGGGGTTTATCCCGGAGGCCATATCCCACTGGAGAATAGTGGCAAAGGAGTTTCCAGATAGTAAATGGGCTGATGAGGCCCTTTTACAAATCCTCCTTTATTATGATGAAACAGGCAAGATAAACAAGAAACACACCTTTTTAAAAGAGATCATTCGTCAATATCCTGACACCACTGCTGCCAAGGCAGCTTGGGTGGCTCTTGCCCTCGATTCTTTGAAAAAGAAAAAGAACGTAGATTTTATCGAAAGAGAGGTAAGGCGTCTTGAGGCGGCTGATCCCAACGTATTTGTCAAGGTACCTATGTACCTTGAGTTGAAGGCAAGGCTAGCATCTTTAAAGGGTGATGAAAAGAGCGCCATTGATTACTGGATGCACTTTTTGAATCTTACTGTGTCAAGAGAGAAACAGGCAGCAGTTCTCTTTGAGATTGGTGAGGCATATAGAAGGCTTGGGGATCTACTTAAAGCAAGAAAATACTATGCCCTTTGTGCAAGGGATTATTCCAAGTTCAGTTATGCGTTGTTTTCACGTTTTAGACTCGCTCAGATAAGAGAAAGAGAAAGAAAGATCACTCCTTGGAGTAGATACAAGGGCTATAGGGATGAATCCTCAGCCATGATCTATGATCGTATTCTGCGGCAATTTCCAAAGCATTCGATAACCCAGGAAGTAGAGTTTGAGTATGCATTGCTAAAATTTGAAAGAGGTGATCTGCCCGGAGCACTTAAACTAGTTAAACGTTTCTTTAAAAACAGTCCCAATGGTGCGCTAAGGGAGCAATTTTTGGAACTTTCCAAGAAAATTCGGGCTAGGATGATAGCGGAGAAAAACTCCACGAGACTTAGGGAGAACCTAACGGCCTGTCTGAGCGTTTTGAACGACAGAGCCTTAAAAAATGTAATGCCAGGATTTGATGATACTGCTAAAGCCGTATGGAAAAAGATTATAGAGGACCTGACTAGAAAAGGAGTCTATGATCAAGCGCTTTTAGAGACAAAGAAGCTCCTTGAGAAATTTCCATCTTATAAAGATGGAAGGAGAATGTGGCAACGTATTATCCAATCTCTTAACGAAAAAGGAGATTATGTTGCAGCCATTAAAGAGGCAAAAGCCTTTAAGGATAGATTTCCAAGGGATGAGGGTGTCAAAAGATTTTCTAACTCATTGAGAAAAGAGGCACTGAACAGCTATTTTAAAAAGCTTTTGAAGGATGAAAGGCCACTTGTGGTCCTAGATTTCTTTTATTCAAAAGGGGATCTATTTAATGACATTTTGGACCGCAATCACTTGGTTAGTGTGGGGATGGCCTGGAATGAACTTGGTTGCCCTGATGAGGCAGGTCTTTTTATGGGAAAGGCATTTTTTAGCCGAGGCAATACCCCGACAGACTACGATCTACTCTTAAAATGGGCTGAAGCATCGTTGGAGACAGGGGACTTCAATGGATTAGGACAGATAATTTCATACCTAGACAGATTTCCGCAGGGAAAGACTGATCCCAGATATCTACACCTAAAGGTCTTATATGAACAAAATAAGGGGAATTGGGATCAAGCATATAATTTGTCATCTCAAGGGCTTAGCAATTCTAAAAAGAGCAATGAAAGAAAACTCTTGCTTCAAGACTTTATCAAATCCAGTGTTCATTTAGGCTTGTGGGATGTTGCAAGGGATGCCTTTAGGGAATTGGATCCACTTTTAAATGATTCAGAAAGACGTAGCCTCATGAGTCAATGGGCTGACACTGCTTTTGACATGGGGGCCTATGAAGAGGCATTTTTGTTCTATAACCTCCTCCTAGAACTAGACCCAAAACAACCAGATGTGCAGGCAAAGATGGCGCTTTGTCTCCTGAGACAGGAAAAGCTGGATAGTGCATCAGGGGTGCTTAGGGCACTCAGCACTGAGGAGGGATCCTTGTGGGGAGATTCGGCAAAGGCAATCCTAGGGAATGAAGAATTTTGGAAAAAGGTTCCTTCTACAATAAAAAATGACTTAAAAAGGGGTGCACAGGGAAAATGA
- a CDS encoding sigma-54 dependent transcriptional regulator → MKGNDPVKLLLLMRDTQSRLMLQDSLEPLGIVVIPCDDEEKFFELSKSGDFDLAIVTHGKSEFHADNMLRKASAFQSMPVIVLATECSIEDAIRIMQAGAEDLVLHPWEEQTLKVAIEGALINFPLRQKKSLQRLRQKQRNIVCKSPKMLKVLEIARSIAPSKASVLIQGESGTGKELLARFIHQESDRRNGPFVAVNCAALPDTLLESELFGHEKGAFTGAVTRKKGKFELADKGTILLDEVTEMAVSLQAKLLRILQEGEIDRLGSTSPVSIDVRVIATTNRDIKQAISEGKFREDLYFRLNVIPLTLPPLRSRTEDIPLLAEHFLKEFSKEYGKVGLIFANNVMEELMSRRWQGNIRELRNIIERGVLLARGREVTLEDLFFDENEVNQSEGISEGSMALNDMFNLQDVEREIIKKALVKTGGNRTHAAKLLGISVRTLRNKLSEYRKMGLVL, encoded by the coding sequence ATGAAGGGAAATGATCCAGTAAAATTGCTGCTTTTAATGAGAGACACCCAATCACGGCTTATGCTTCAGGATTCATTGGAACCCCTAGGTATTGTCGTCATACCTTGTGATGATGAAGAAAAGTTTTTTGAACTCTCTAAAAGTGGGGATTTTGATCTCGCCATAGTTACCCACGGAAAGTCAGAATTTCATGCAGACAATATGCTTCGAAAGGCATCGGCCTTTCAATCAATGCCTGTAATAGTATTGGCAACAGAATGTAGCATCGAAGATGCCATAAGGATAATGCAGGCAGGAGCTGAAGACCTCGTTTTGCATCCATGGGAGGAACAGACTTTAAAGGTAGCTATTGAAGGGGCCCTCATCAATTTCCCCTTGAGGCAAAAAAAGAGTTTACAAAGGCTTAGACAAAAACAAAGGAATATTGTCTGCAAGAGCCCAAAGATGCTAAAAGTCCTTGAGATTGCAAGGAGTATAGCTCCAAGCAAGGCATCTGTACTAATTCAGGGTGAAAGTGGTACGGGAAAAGAACTCCTGGCTCGATTCATACATCAGGAAAGTGACAGGAGAAATGGGCCTTTTGTTGCTGTAAATTGTGCAGCATTACCGGATACACTTCTGGAAAGCGAACTTTTTGGCCATGAGAAGGGGGCTTTTACAGGAGCGGTTACTAGAAAGAAGGGTAAATTTGAGCTGGCAGACAAGGGGACAATTCTACTTGATGAGGTCACTGAGATGGCAGTTTCCCTGCAAGCAAAGCTTTTGCGAATATTGCAGGAGGGTGAAATAGACAGACTGGGAAGCACCTCTCCAGTTTCTATTGATGTGAGGGTAATTGCCACAACCAATAGAGACATAAAGCAGGCAATCAGTGAGGGTAAATTTAGGGAAGATCTTTATTTTAGATTAAATGTCATTCCTTTGACACTACCTCCTCTGAGGAGCCGTACTGAAGATATCCCACTCCTTGCAGAGCACTTTTTAAAGGAGTTTTCCAAAGAGTATGGAAAAGTTGGACTGATTTTTGCTAACAATGTTATGGAAGAGCTGATGTCAAGAAGATGGCAAGGAAATATTAGAGAACTTCGCAATATTATTGAAAGGGGAGTTCTTCTTGCAAGGGGGCGTGAGGTTACTTTGGAAGATCTATTTTTTGATGAAAACGAAGTGAATCAATCTGAAGGCATAAGTGAAGGATCAATGGCTTTAAATGATATGTTCAACCTTCAGGATGTTGAAAGGGAGATTATAAAAAAGGCCCTAGTGAAGACTGGTGGCAATCGCACCCATGCAGCCAAACTTCTTGGTATCAGTGTAAGGACACTTCGAAACAAGCTTTCAGAATATAGAAAAATGGGGTTAGTACTATGA